Proteins encoded by one window of Raphanus sativus cultivar WK10039 unplaced genomic scaffold, ASM80110v3 Scaffold0002, whole genome shotgun sequence:
- the LOC108811220 gene encoding tetraspanin-12-like has translation MPRLSNAAVITTNAILVLIGLATLCFSVYLFIAGPSECQRFIQNPLIVTATLLFFISSLGLIAALYDNYIIITLYLFFLFLSILLTLIFSIFIFLVTNASAGKAFSDKGIGNVKTGDLQNWIGDHFLQGKNWEGIKRCMADSSVCKFRPRDVDFDAKHLTHVKFGCCRPPVECGFEAKNATFWTVPATSTAAITGDCKTWSNTQSQLCYSCETCKVGVYKGIRKRWRILLVFNLLLILLVVLLYSCGCCVRKNNRVPWKRRFL, from the exons ATGCCACGGCTAAGCAACGCCGCCGTGATAACAACGAACGCAATCCTCGTATTGATCGGCCTCGCCACCTTATGTTTCTCTGTATACCTCTTCATCGCAGGCCCATCAGAATGTCAACGCTTCATTCAAAACCCTCTCATCGTGACAGCGactctcctcttcttcatctcttccttaggCCTCATCGCGGCTCTCTACGACAACTACATCATCATAACTCTCtacctcttcttcctcttcctctccaTCCTTCTCACCCTAatcttctccatcttcatcttccttgtAACTAATGCTTCCGCCGGCAAAGCGTTTTCAGACAAGGGAATAGGGAATGTCAAGACCGGTGATCTTCAAAACTGGATCGGAGACCATTTCCTTCAAGGTAAGAACTGGGAAGGGATTAAACGATGCATGGCCGATTCTTCCGTTTGTAAGTTTCGTCCACGTGACGTTGACTTTGACGCCAAACACCTCACACACGTAAAG TTTGGATGTTGTCGACCTCCAGTAGAGTGTGGCTTCGAGGCAAAGAATGCTACGTTTTGGACAGTTCCGGCCACGTCGACTGCAGCGATCACTGGAGACTGCAAAACGTGGAGTAACACGCAGAGCCAGTTGTGTTACTCGTGCGAGACGTGCAAGGTTGGAGTTTACAAAGGGATAAGAAAAAGATGGAGGATTCTTCTCGTCTTTAATCTTCTTCTTATCCTTCTCGTCGTCTTGCTTTACTCATGTGGCTGCTGTGTGAGGAAAAACAATCGTGTTCCATGGAAACGCCGGTTCCTCTGA